One window of the Niallia circulans genome contains the following:
- a CDS encoding dihydropteridine reductase, translating into MQIYWTKINKIVEENPEVKTYLLDRPQDFTWEEGSHTHFALRGFNAGDKPNRSLIRHMSISSLPHENVIGITTRIREQCSEFKSILRNLEVGNEVAIFKTHSNLPLKRENKNVYLLSSGVGLATFRPIVLDYLERADNVTHIHSLNIDSSKAFLFTDIFTSVPDKKFEAQFVDNRNDYYEEVKNLAADRDGLFYVVGSDDFLMQNIEVLHEQGIKPEQIMLDKREDQLPKFLAQ; encoded by the coding sequence ATGCAAATATACTGGACGAAAATAAATAAGATTGTTGAGGAAAACCCAGAGGTTAAAACTTACTTGCTTGACCGTCCGCAAGACTTTACATGGGAAGAAGGTTCCCACACACATTTCGCTTTGAGAGGTTTCAATGCCGGAGACAAACCAAATCGCAGTTTGATTCGTCATATGTCTATCTCTTCTTTACCACACGAAAATGTAATCGGCATAACAACGCGCATTAGAGAGCAATGCTCAGAATTTAAATCGATTTTAAGAAATCTTGAAGTAGGCAATGAAGTCGCAATCTTTAAAACACATTCAAACTTACCGCTTAAAAGAGAAAACAAAAATGTTTATCTGCTATCCTCAGGTGTTGGGCTGGCAACTTTTAGACCGATTGTACTGGATTATTTGGAACGCGCTGACAACGTCACTCACATTCATTCTTTGAATATTGATTCATCAAAAGCCTTTTTATTTACAGATATTTTTACATCTGTACCTGACAAAAAGTTTGAAGCCCAGTTTGTCGATAACCGTAATGATTATTATGAAGAAGTGAAAAATTTAGCTGCAGACAGGGATGGTCTATTCTATGTTGTTGGCAGTGACGACTTCTTGATGCAGAACATTGAAGTATTGCATGAACAGGGCATCAAGCCAGAACAGATTATGCTCGATAAACGTGAAGATCAGCTGCCTAAGTTTCTTGCTCAGTAA
- a CDS encoding response regulator transcription factor: MIRIVIAEDQRLLLGALGSLLDLEDDITVVGKANNGEEAIQLVKEKNPDICIMDIEMPAKTGLEAAEELMSHPCKVIILTTFARSGYFQRALKAGVSAYLLKDSPSDDLANSIRSVMEGKRIYAPELVDDVYKEENPLTEREKEVLMLVANGKNTKEIAQELSIKTGTVRNYISMILDKLEVKNRIEAITRFKEKGWFK, encoded by the coding sequence ATGATCCGCATTGTCATTGCCGAAGACCAGCGCCTGCTTTTAGGTGCTTTAGGTTCATTGCTTGATTTAGAAGACGATATCACGGTTGTCGGCAAAGCAAACAATGGAGAAGAAGCTATTCAGCTAGTCAAGGAAAAGAATCCAGATATTTGTATAATGGATATTGAAATGCCTGCTAAAACGGGTTTAGAAGCAGCGGAAGAACTTATGAGCCACCCTTGCAAAGTCATTATCTTAACTACTTTTGCAAGATCTGGTTATTTCCAGCGCGCATTGAAGGCTGGCGTATCTGCCTATTTGCTCAAGGACAGTCCTAGCGACGATTTAGCCAATAGCATCCGCAGTGTAATGGAAGGAAAAAGAATTTACGCACCAGAATTGGTTGATGATGTTTACAAAGAAGAAAATCCTCTTACTGAACGGGAAAAAGAAGTACTGATGCTTGTTGCGAACGGCAAAAATACAAAAGAAATCGCCCAAGAGCTCTCCATTAAAACAGGCACTGTAAGAAACTATATCAGCATGATACTTGATAAACTCGAAGTAAAAAACCGCATAGAAGCTATCACTAGATTTAAGGAAAAAGGATGGTTTAAATAG
- a CDS encoding sensor histidine kinase has protein sequence MMKRLEVLKKSTGISPYIWTLLTILPFYFIFHASSAVDVISGIILTILFFIFYRIAYLSKGWTIYLWPSLLIGISTFAIYTYSYVYFSFFLSYFIGNIKKRIPFFILYFIHLAVTTFAIYFKIIIGDALLIKQLPFVLIIWFGVILLPLNIQNRKEKDQLQEQLEDANKRISHLVKLEERQRIARDLHDTLGQKLSLIGLKSDLARKLIYKDPEQARIELKDIQHTSRSALNEVRKMVSEMRGIRLKDELLLVQKILGAAEISLTCDIASNLRISSIAENIISMCLKEAVTNVVRHSNATACSISINQNKKETVMEIKDNGSTPFQEENMHKGNGLAGMRERLDFINGTLEISAEEGTIVKIAVPRDGKIIEKEELI, from the coding sequence ATGATGAAAAGATTAGAGGTTTTAAAAAAAAGCACGGGGATCTCTCCTTATATTTGGACATTGCTTACCATTTTGCCATTTTATTTCATATTCCATGCCTCTTCTGCAGTTGATGTAATATCAGGCATCATCCTTACCATTTTATTTTTTATTTTTTATAGAATTGCTTATCTGTCAAAAGGCTGGACAATCTATTTATGGCCGTCCTTATTAATCGGAATCTCTACCTTTGCTATTTATACATACAGCTATGTGTATTTTTCCTTTTTTCTTTCCTACTTTATTGGCAATATTAAAAAGCGGATTCCTTTTTTTATCCTTTATTTTATCCACTTGGCAGTTACTACATTTGCCATTTACTTCAAAATTATAATAGGCGATGCCTTGCTGATAAAGCAGCTGCCTTTTGTACTGATCATCTGGTTCGGCGTAATTCTATTGCCATTGAATATTCAGAACCGCAAAGAGAAAGATCAGCTACAGGAACAACTAGAAGATGCGAATAAACGTATTTCACATTTAGTTAAACTCGAAGAAAGACAGCGAATTGCCAGAGATCTTCATGATACTCTCGGCCAAAAGCTATCTCTTATTGGCTTAAAAAGTGATTTAGCAAGAAAACTTATCTATAAAGATCCGGAACAAGCCCGCATAGAACTGAAAGATATTCAGCATACTTCACGATCAGCGCTGAACGAAGTCCGAAAAATGGTCTCTGAAATGCGCGGCATACGATTAAAAGACGAGCTTCTTCTTGTCCAAAAAATATTAGGTGCGGCAGAGATAAGCCTGACATGCGATATAGCTTCCAATCTAAGAATTTCATCGATTGCAGAAAATATTATCAGCATGTGCCTAAAAGAGGCTGTTACTAATGTGGTTCGACATAGTAATGCCACCGCTTGCTCTATAAGCATCAACCAGAATAAAAAAGAAACAGTCATGGAAATTAAAGATAATGGAAGCACTCCTTTTCAAGAAGAAAATATGCACAAAGGAAACGGACTAGCGGGCATGAGAGAAAGATTAGATTTTATCAATGGTACTTTAGAAATTAGTGCCGAGGAGGGAACGATCGTAAAAATTGCGGTTCCACGGGATGGAAAAATAATAGAAAAGGAGGAATTAATATGA
- a CDS encoding fatty acid desaturase: MNIKNLKQLRTAVAPFEKSTVSISILQLTNTILPFVLLWFAAYKSLSISYLLTLVFAIAAAGFLVRIFIIFHDCCHFSFFKNRKANKVLGTITGILTLFPYSKWQHSHSIHHATSSNLDKRGVGDLWMMTIEEYENASLMVKIQYRLYRNPFIMFILGPIYEFLLANRFNRKGARSKERLNTYITNMAIVLLAVLLGSTLGWSSFLLVQLPIFLISGSVGVWLFYVQHTFEDTYFEEDKNWDYVKAAVEGSSFYHLPKWMQWLTGNIGYHHVHHLSPRVPNYNLEQVHKQTEPLQNVPTITFASSLRSLKFRLWDEKDKKFISFYEWKKQKKSLSMSARSEMP; this comes from the coding sequence ATGAATATAAAAAACTTAAAACAATTAAGAACTGCTGTAGCACCATTTGAGAAATCCACTGTAAGTATTAGCATCTTGCAGCTTACCAACACTATTTTGCCCTTTGTTTTACTTTGGTTTGCTGCATATAAAAGCTTAAGTATTTCTTATCTGTTAACCCTTGTGTTCGCAATTGCCGCCGCAGGATTTTTAGTAAGGATTTTTATCATTTTTCACGATTGCTGTCACTTTTCTTTCTTTAAAAACCGTAAAGCTAACAAGGTTTTAGGAACGATTACTGGTATCTTAACCTTATTCCCCTATAGCAAATGGCAGCATAGCCATTCTATTCACCACGCAACAAGCAGTAACCTGGATAAACGAGGAGTCGGCGATTTATGGATGATGACGATAGAAGAGTACGAAAATGCCTCTTTAATGGTAAAAATCCAATATCGTTTGTACCGTAATCCGTTCATCATGTTTATACTAGGACCAATTTATGAATTTCTTTTAGCAAACCGCTTCAACCGTAAAGGAGCCAGATCGAAGGAAAGACTAAATACGTATATAACGAATATGGCGATTGTATTATTGGCTGTGCTTCTTGGCAGTACACTTGGCTGGTCATCTTTCTTGCTTGTACAGCTGCCGATTTTTCTTATATCCGGCTCTGTTGGCGTTTGGCTGTTTTATGTACAGCATACTTTTGAAGACACGTACTTTGAGGAAGATAAAAATTGGGATTATGTAAAGGCTGCTGTAGAAGGAAGCTCCTTCTATCACCTTCCAAAATGGATGCAGTGGCTGACTGGCAATATCGGCTACCACCATGTCCATCATTTAAGTCCAAGGGTTCCTAATTACAATTTAGAGCAGGTCCATAAACAGACAGAGCCTCTGCAAAATGTTCCAACGATAACATTTGCAAGCAGTCTTCGATCTTTAAAGTTCCGTTTATGGGATGAAAAAGACAAAAAATTTATCAGCTTTTATGAATGGAAGAAGCAAAAGAAATCCCTTTCCATGTCTGCAAGATCAGAAATGCCATAA